GGCAGGAAGCCCTGTGCCGTGCGAGAAAGCCGTATGAGAGGTCTGTCATTCACAGCTTATCCTTTGCGGGAGCTCAGAAGAGCCACAGCGCGGCGGGGCCCGCCACGCCGGAAGTGGTCCCAGAGTCCCCCCTGCAAGGCTCAGGTGTCATCCGGCGTCCAAAGGTCCTGGCTAGAGAGGGCATCACTGAAAGAAAGAGACACGAGACGTCCGTTATCCACAGCTTAGCCACCTTCAGGCCTCCCAGAAGCTGCAGTGGCAGCGAAGTCACTGGACGTGACGAGAGGGGGGAGTCCTCCGCTTACCTTCCAGACCTCCGTGGTCAGCAGCAGAAGACTCCTGCCAGAGAGAACCCTTACAGAGGGAGCAAGACGCCCAGCTTCACGGAGTCCGTCATCCACAGCGTGTCCCATAGTGAACCGCGGACGAGTCTGGCTGGAGAGGGATCCAGTGGATTTAAGAAGGATGGCGAACCGTCTGGTCCCAGCTCAGGTGTCCGTGAACATCAGAAGGCTCgtgctaagaagaaaaacattgaGCAGAGGAATTATGAGACCTCTGTAATCCACTCCCTGCGTTTTGGTGACCCTCAAACGTTTCGCCCTAGAGAGAAATTTTATGAATGTCCAGAGTGTGGAGAGTCCTTTGTTCGTAGCTCCGACCTCACTGAGCATCAGAAGATACATGACAGAAAAAAGCCCTCTGGAAGTAAAAGCTACATGCGGTCTGTCATCCGCACCTTAGCCTCCACTGACCCTCAGACCAGTTACGCTGACCAGCCAGCTCAGACCAGTTACGCTGACCAGCCAGCTCAGACCAGTTGTGCTGACCAGCCGGCTCAGACCAGTTACGCTGAACCACCAGCTCAGACCAGTTACGCTGACCAGCCGGCTCAAGCCAGTTATGCTGACCAGCCGGCTCAGACCAGTTACGCTGACCAGCCGGCTCAGACCAGTTACGCAGACCAGCCGGCTCAAGCCAGTTACGCTGACCAGCCAGCTCAGACCAGTTACGCTGACCAGCCGGCTCAGACCAGTTACGCTGAACCGCCGGCTCAGACCAGTTACGCTGACCAGCTGGCTCAGACCAGTTACGCTGAACCACCAGCTCAAGCCAGTTACGCTGACCAGCCGGCTCAGACCAGTTACACTGACCAGCCGGCTCAGACCAGTTGTGCTGACCAGCCGGCTCAAGCTAGTTATGCAGACCAGCCGGCTCAGACCAGTTACGCAGACCAGCCGGCTCAAGCCAGTTACGCAGACCAGCCGGCTCAAGCCAGTTACACTGACCAGCCGGCTCAAGCCAGTTACGCAGACCAGCCGGCTCAAGCCAGTTACGCTGACCAGCCGGCTCAGACCAGTTACGCTGAACCACCAGCTCAGACCAGTTACACAGACCAGCTGGCTCAGACCAGTTACGCTGACCAGCCAGCTCAGACCAGTTATGTGGACCAGCCCATGCGCAATGAATGTAAGGACTGTGGGGAGTGCTTTGCCACCACTGAAGACCTTGGCGCGCATCAGAAAATCTACGCCCAAGAGAAATTCCACAGCGGGAAGCTGTTTGGAGACTCTGTCATTCAGGGTGTCAGCCTCGATGGGCCTCAGCAGGAGGAGCCTCGGCAGGACGAGCCAGAGGAGCCAGAGGAACCAGATGATGAGCAGGAGGAGGCTGAAGACTCCATCTATGGCTGCAAGGACTGTGGGCTGGGCTTCGCGGACCGCGCAGACCTCAGGGACCACCAGAGAGTCCACGGTCGAGAGTATGTGGTCGACAGTCGTGAGCACACGCGCTCCGTGAGCCACGCCCACCCCTTCGGCGAGCTCCAGAAGGACTACCTTGGGGAGCAGCTGTATGAGTGCCCGGCCTGTGGGGAGTCTTTCGTTCACAGCTCGTTCCTTTTCGAGCATCAGAGGGTCCACGAGCAAGATCAGTTTTACGGACGCCAGAGGTATGATGAGCCCTTTGTGCAGCCCTTGGTGATCAGCCCCCCGAGGCCTCGGGTCCCACAGAAGAGTCCTCCTGCCGGGCTGTCCCTGCAGTGCCAGGTGTGCGGGCGAGACTTCATCCACGGCTCCGTCCTGAGCCAGCACGTGAGCGTGCACACCGCGGAGGGCCTGCCGGAGCGCGGCCAGCGCAGCAGGGGCGCCGTCGGTGCAGGCTCAGCCCTCGCTGAGCTGCAGAGAGACCCGGCCGAGGAGAGGCGCTACCAGTGTGAGACCTGTGGGGAGTCCTTCCCCAGCCCGTCCGACCTGCGGGAGCACGTGAAGGCTCACGAGAGCGAGGAGCCCTATGACTACGGTGCCGCCTTCGTCCACACCTCCTTCCTCACCGAGCCTCCCAAGGGAGACTCTCCCTTCTACGAGTGCAAGGACTGCGGGAAGTCCTTTCTGCACAGCACAGTCCTCACGAAGCATCAGAAGCTCCATGCGGAGGAAGAAgaagcagctgcagcagcccAGGAAGTTGAGGCCAATGTGCTCGTGCCCCGGGAGGTTCTGCGGATCCAGGGCTCAAATGTGGAGGCTGCCGAGCCTGAGGTGGAGGCCGCAGAGCCGGAGGTGGAAGCTGCTGAGCCCAATGTGGAGGCCGCTGAACCCAACGGGGAGGCTGAGGGGCCAGACGGGGAGGCCGCAGAGCCGAACGGGGAGGCCGAGCAGCCCAATGGGGAGGCCGAGCAGCCCAATGGGGACGCTGACGAACCAGATGGTGCGGGGATTGAAGACCCGGAGGAGAGGGCAGAAGAGCCAGAGGGAGACGCGGATGAGCCCGACGGGGCCGGGGTCGAGGACCCGGAAGAGGAAGTCGAGGACCCAGAGATTCAGGTGGAAGAGCCCTACTATGACTGCAGGGAGTGCGGGGAGACCTTCACTTCTAGCGTGGCCTATGGGGAGCACCTGAAAACCCACGCCAGGGTGATCATATTTGAGGCCGGGAACGTCTGCGGGGAAAGCTCACACTACACCGAACATGCCAGCACCAGCACCGGTGACAGCGGCAGGGCCGATGACAAGCACTTCACGTGTGACGTCTGCGGGCAGGTCTTTGGCGACCGCTTGTCCCTGGCCAGGCACCAGAATACCCACACTGGCTGAGGCCACGGGCCAGGGCAGAAACCTTCACCTAGGACTGGACCTTACTAAACCACAGAGCACTGGAACCAACCCACGGTGATGTCAGTGGGGAGCTTCCCTTGGCGTGTACACACCTGACTGAACATGAGACAACTCAGCCCGAAAAGAAACTGAAGGTGGAGACCGTTCGGTCTCAGCTCTTCCCCATCCAGCCTGGCGTACGCGTGTGGGGAAGCCGTCCCACACACCTTACCTTTCATTTGAGTGATCACATTGAGGGAAGACCCGAGGGCTTTTCAAGGCTACGGAAATTGCCCCATTTGTAAATGACACTCCTCTAACCTATGTGTAGTGTTTCCTGAGATGTATATAAAATAGCAAATCATAGCAAAACAGTAATCACGTGTACTTGGATTCGCTGTGACACACAGTGACAGTTTACTTGAAGAGGTACCTGACCTGGTACTctctgaggtttgttttttttttttgtttgtttaaggtttttttttttttttctggaagaggaagagagcacCAAATTAGAATACATTTGTAAGCATCTTAGATTCTTAGAAAGATTTACTGTGCATTATTTGAACCGCATCAGTATCTGTGAGTAATTGACTGTTGTTCCTGTAGAGGTGCAGGCATGAGAGAGAAGGTGTCTTTGACACTTTGCTGTTTGAAAAGGGAAATACTTGCATCGCCCTTTTCAGCCACTCCGTCTACACCGACGCTTTGGAACTTAACGCTGTGTAAGCCTTTACTGTTTGTGGATTGGCCTTTTTTAACCCCAAACCGATCGGTTGCCACCTTGTACTTTGCAGTGAGTGGTTCTCGTGCAAAAATATTACAAgttttgttacttcttttttttaaccaacttgACGTGTGTTCAGTAGTGAATTCACAAAAGCTGACGCTTTTCCCTGTAAATCTTACGTCTTTGCCTTTAAAGAGTGGGTTGCAACCATCACTAGATCACGATCGTGCCTAATGAGGGTTGAGAACCGCAGGGAGAAGCTCGGCGTTGTAAGTGAGGATGCAGGCTGCCGCTCTCATCACTTCCTCCGCGCGCTTCCTGCCTTAAGTGGCCGTAGAACGCGGCTTCGTCCGCGTGTCCTGCCGCGAGTCCGTCCGCGCCCCGCGTGCCCCGGGGCTGGCACCCTTAGAGCTCTCTAGCGTTGAACTGAACTCTCGTCTTCACCTGTCTGACCCTCAACCCCTGCCtaacttgcattaaaaaaaaaaaaaaactttctttacagTCAACTCAAGCTTAACGTGGACTCAGGTTCCCCAGCAGCCTTAATCCGTCTCGTGCCGTCCGCCCCTTCCTAACGCGCGTGTCTCAGCGGCCCGGCGGGGCTGCGTGTCTGCCCCCGCCTCCCCTGTGATCCAGGTTGCCCTCACGGCTCGTGGCTTCGCGTGTCCTGCGCTGGACCGTCCTCGCCGTTCGCTTCCCCTCCCCTCGCGTAAGTGGCGATTAAGAAATTTTTTGGCTTTGAGttggctgggaaaaaaaaaaaatttaattaaaaaaaaaaaacttaaaagaggaTCTTATCTTGTAAATTAAGTGAGCAAAAATTTACGAGCAGATCATTTGGGCGAGCAAAATTAAAACGCCTGCTGGGGTAATGTGTCTGAATCTCACTCTCCTGGACCCGCAAGGTTAGGGCTCAGGTGGAGCGGgtctgagctggagggagggagggaaggcgggCCAAACTCGAAGGAGCGGGGAGGTGAgagcaggagggggaggcagtacGCCAAAGAAGGGAGTCCTCCTGCGGCGCCAGACAGGAGGGTGAGGAAGTGGACAGAAGGGACCCGAAGGCCGGGTGGGAGAATGACTGGGCAGTTTGGAAGAAGGGGCCTTTTTCGTGGCGTGGTGTAGGCGAGGCCAGCTGCATAAACAGACCCGAGGTTGGAATCGACACCCCTGAAAACGGAGGGGCCGTGAGGGGCTTCGTCGGAGGCGAGGAGGACCCTTGAGGTGGGAGCCAGTCTGGGCGTCGTTAGGGTGAACGTGGGTTCCTCGCTGTGGGCACTGGTATTCGTGGGTGGAACCTCTTCAGAAGGCGACTTGCCAGATGTCAGGGTGTCCGTTCCAACCTTAGGTCCGTGGGAATTAGGAACAACTTGTAAATGCCAAAAATAGGAGAACAATTAAGTGAAGGCATCCGTGGACTCTTCCGCAGCTGTTTAAAAGTGATAATCATGAAGAGTGATGTAGCAGCATGGAAATATATTTACGGAATACGAAGTGGAGAAAACAGGACACAGAATTATATTTATACTACAGTTATAACTGTTAAAAATGCTTATAGTCAAAGGCTGTTGTGCTGCTGCTGTTGTAGGCTTCTAGGTGagcattattttcttaaacttcttCAATGTTCTTTATGGTAGTGTTACTAAAAGCTTATAGTCACGTTTCCATTGTGAACATAATTTGAACTCATTATCAGAcacttggaaaacacagaaaagtggAGGAAAGAAGAATCCATATTCCCACCATCCAAAGAGATACACTCTTCGAGCCCTTGTTTATTCCCGTTTCTGCGCCCAGGCTTATAACTGTGTCAGAACGTGTCTTCGGAACGGCTGTTGCCTTTGCGGAACTGTGGCTCAGCACTTCCATCTTAGTGTCTTCAGACCCTTACAGTAGTGCCCTGGTAACAGagtttattatgtttgttttcatgaCAAGCATAATACGTACCCAgaggaaaaattggaaaatacaaaataaagttaaaaagaaaaagcaagtcacCGATATTTCCGACACCCAACGACCGCGGTTAACATCCTGGCCTGCTTCCTCCGTCTTGTTTCAGAGCACAAGCTTGTGATTGCGACAGTGTTAGATGTGTGCGCATAAagtctaaaatgagaaaaatgaggaagtaATTAAGAGTGTGTCATTGTGGGATTATGGTTAAATATTTTGTCTCAAATTCCTTGAATGATCTTTCGTGTTTCGGTATTAAGTCTTCTGTATGTGTTTTTCCATTACAAGTACAGTACATGCTCATGGCAAACTCTCTGGGAAGGTTCagtaaaagcagaggaaagaaattcACCCATATTCCCGACCCCCAGCAGTCACTCCTGTTAACACCTTGACCTGTGCACCAGTCAGATTATTGGGGTGCTGGTGATGAGTGTGCATGGGGGAAAGACGGGGAGAAATACGGGGAACAGTTGAGAAATGGTTGTGTGGCCATGGTGGGGTGGCGGTTAAGTATTCTGTCTCGGTTTCCTGAACGGTCTTTATCATAGTGTTTCAGTAACCTGCCTTCATTATGTGTGTCTCCGTTATAAACACAGCATGTGTTCATTATAGAAACGTGGACATTACAGAAGTGTAGGAGAGAAACTCACCCGTATTTTCATCATCCAAAGGCTGTGGTTAACATCGTGACATACTTCATCTTGTTTCTGTGCACAGGTTTTTGGTTTGTCAATATGGTTGTGGTCGTTCTATCTGTAATAGtgtcaacaataaaaataaagttaaaaataaataatcttcaGCCTCTTCTTTTGTGCATTTTAAGTGTTTGGGGTTgttaaaaaatccaaaagcttAGTCTCTCCTTAGGCCTTTAAGTTTGGCTTAGAAATCTTCCTCCATGTTTAATTATTGCATATTTCAACAATTActtcttttttgaatattttttctttctttttgtatctccttgtttgtttgtttgttctttaatggaggcactggggattgaacccaggacctcatgcgtgctaagcatgcactctgccactgagctataccctcccccttcgaCAGTTTCTTCTAAGGGATCTTTTAGTACTAcatgattctgcatttttaactgcactaaaaaaattaaaacgtACATTCCAAtagtgtttttaaacttttttgttgttggtattctttttaaaaaaattttttaacacctttattgtgatatgattcctgtacaataaactacacatattttaaacTAGTTAACCACAAGTATATTTCAGTTACTTaagtctccattttatttttttatttcattcaaatgaGAGATTCTCTCAAAGACAAACAAGAATGACCCCTTaacataaaaaatgttaatattatggTTTGGAATCTGTTTAAGGTGTCGGCCCCTAACTCTTCCCTGAGGTTAAAATGGTTGTCCCTTGTGGCATCTGCCTGCGGTCACAGCTTCGAGGGTCCTTCTGTGATAAGGGGCGTCTGCCTAGGTCAGGGTGAGAGGGTCAGCGCTCTTTGAAGACTTTAGtgtgaaaggaagcagagaagggagtGGAGTGAGGGTCATGGGGTGGCCCGACCAGCACCTACCCTCTTGGGGAGTGCTTCTCTCCACCCGCACCTCAGCTAGGAGTGGGGACTGTGTGCACCCCTGCCGCCACGGGGGTTCTCTGAGGTTTGGTGCTCGTGGTTCCCAGTTCCAGTCAGaccagacccagacccagaccaGGGCTGCCAGGTGGTCACATAGGCTGGGGCTGGGTGTGCCGCTGAACAAACAGCCCGGAAGAGCCTTGTGCCAGAGGGGAGCTTGGTTCCTGGTGCTTCACCCACCCCAGTGCCCAGTGGATTCTGGCTGaactgcccctctctgggctccctAAGAACTCCGGCGTCCTCAAAATAACCCTCCTCTCACACGAGCTGGCTGTGTTCTTGGTGTGGGTTTCACTGTTTCCACCAGCCCCGAATCCTGTCTCCTTTCTGGGAGCCACTGAGTCTGGAGGGAATGCCGCGGTGCCCGGCCCTTCCCTGGTGCCCGGCAGGGGCCCTGAGCCGAAGTCGTTCCCGCggcctccctcctgctgcccagaCCCCCAGCACCGCTCTGGGAACTGTTCTTCCTGAGGCCTGGCTGTCTGGTTCTTCCTTTGATTCTCTGAGCCCCCCTTACCCTTCCAGGCTCTTCCTCACCTGCTTTACCTGGCCACAGTTGGTTAGTTATGACCCTGAAGAGCCCTAACAGATACAGAAGTGAAGACCAGAGAGTGGGTTGGATACTAAACCCTTAGGGAAATTGGGATGCTTCGGATTCAGCACTGGGCCTTGGGACAGGACACAAGGAGACCAGGGCGCATGGCAGTAAAACGCCCGGTCCGGAGTCACCTGCTTCCCCGCATGAAGAGCTTCATAGCCGCGGTCACAGACAAATCCGAAGACCATGAAGAGTGTCAAGGTCAGAGGTACAGGAGGGCTTCCACAGACACCCTGATCCTGCAGGTCACTGGCTACAGTCGGCTAAATCTGTACTCCTGCCCTGTTCCCAATATGAAAAGCTTgggcagaaacagactcacaggcatagagaacaaacttacggttccTGGGGGGGCAAAGGGggtaggagggataaattgggagttcgagatttgcagatacaaactattgtatataaaataggtaaacaagtttcttctgtacagcacagggaactatattcagtatcttgtaacctataatgaaaaaaatatgaaaaggaatgtatgtgtgtatatggatgactgaaacatgatgctggacaccaggaactgacacaacattgtaaactgactatacttcaattaaaaagaatgcaaaaaaaagaaaaaacatatttggCAACCTAGGGAAACAGGATTCCAACTATTGGAATGGTGGTGTCTGAGAGACTTGGAAATTTTGAAGCCATTCTGAAGCTCTAGACCCTCTAAAACACTCCTCATGTCACCACTTCCCTCCCAAGAGTAAgttggggtgagggtaggggagcTACCTGTGGGAGGGGCAGCTGCTTGAAATGCTCTCTGATGTCTGTCCACAGCAATGGGTAAAACCTAAGTATTGACAAGGGATCACTTCTTGAAAGGAAGTGTGCCTGGGAGAGGAGTCCTGACACAGATTCGTAGGTGTGATGCCCCCACGAAAGGATTTATATAACAAAATAAGCCAAAGTTTAGGTCTGAAAGAGGTGGCCTAGGGCCACCATTCTGGAGTCACAACCTCCTTGAGTCTGTCTCATAGACAGACGACGTCAGGGACCTTGAGGAAGGACTCCATTACACAGAACACTTCTGTTTTACACAGATAATCCACCTGTTGATAAAGAAACAAACCCTCCAAGAACCAGGGGATGTTTCACCCAAACAGACACTAATCCTTGGGGATTCAGTGGAGAACACAGCAGGGTGAAGAGACATTAAGATACAATGTGCTGTCTGCAGACAAGCCAGCTCCTGAGAACTGGGCTCTGCATGTTCTAACTTCCAAAGTCTTCACCTGGATTAAGTCACTCCTCCCCGGGAAGGCATGAGTGAGAAGGAAGCCAGGACTGGTGCTAGATCCATCCTCCAACCAGCCAGATATCTGGGGACAAGTGGGTCACACCAAGCCGCTTTCATCATAAAGAGGGCAGTGTCTTATCCTCCGTGGAATCGTAACGTGTTctggatttagatttttttccttccctccccaccagtctCTTCTCAACATGTTTGGGCTTACTGTGTGCTTCATACACTACTTAGGTACCATATGTAACAGTCATCCATCAgaataatgctgtgtaacaagcaGCCACAAGACCTCAGTGATGCACAGTAAGTGTTTATTTCCCCAAAGTCTCAGATCATCTCAGGATTGGCTAGGTGGCTCTGCTTATCTTGGCCTGTTCACATGCCTGGGGCCAGCCTGCCGCCAGCTACGTAGGCTAGTTACAGCTGAGGGTGGGAGACGCCCATCCTCCTGAGACTAGTGGACTACCTCCGAGTGGTGGTGGCAGAAGTGCAAGAGGACAAGTGGACATACACAAGGCCTCTTGGAGCCTAGACTTAGAACTAATTTGCTGTCTCTTTCACCTCGTTCTgttggccaaaacaagtcactTGGGGTGGAGAATATACTCCACCTTTAGGAGAGGAATTCTAAAGTCACactaactgaactgaaaaattccTTCATGGGGTTCAAAAGCAGACTTGATGAAGCCGAGGAAAGAATCAGCAAACCTGAAGGCAAGTGATTCAAAATTATTTGGTCaacaaagctacattaatcaaaacagcatgacaCTGGcctgaaaacagacaaaaagatcaatggaacagaatagagagcctagaaataaacccacacacttctGGTCAATTAGCACATGACAAAGGAGGCGGGAGTGTGCAGTGGAGAAAGGcaatctcttcagtaagtggtgcagGGGCAGCTGGGCAGCTACATGccaaagaatgagattagaacattcccAAACACCCCCGTACAAAAGTAacctaaaaatggattaaagacctaaatgtaagattagaaaccataaaactcctcaAAGAAAGCGTAGGCAAGAACcctctgatataaatcatagcactATTcctttggatctgtctcctaaggcagaggaaacaaatgcaaaaataaacaagtgggacctaattgcacttcaaagcttttgcacagcaaaggaaatcatcaacaaaatgaaaagacaacctactgaatgggaggaaatatttgcaaacattatgactgataaggggttaatacccaaaatatataaacagctcatacaactcaacatcaaaaaaagaaaaaaggaaaaaaaaaaaaaaaagcccaaagaaCCTAATataaaagtgggcagaagacctgagtagacattttcccaaagaagacacacacagatggccaacaggcacacgaaaagctgctcaacatcacttaCCTTCAGGGAgatgtaaatcaaaatcacaatagctaccacctcacacctgccagaatggccatcatcaaaaagccccaaataacaaatgctggtgaggatgtggagaaaagggactcctggtacactgttggtgggattgtaaactggtgtagcctctgtggaaaacaatataggggctcctcaaaaagctaaaaatagagaaCTAcaatatgatctagcaattccattcctgggtatatatctagaaaaaacccccactaatttgaaaagatacatgcaccccaatgttcatagcagcattatttacagttgccaagacgTGGAAGTGACCGTGAGCACCcttcatataaatggataaagaagatgtggcatatataaacaatggactattactctgccagtaaaaaaagaatgagattctgtcatttgtaacaacatggaaggacctagagagaGAGTGTCATTGCCGTGGAAGGTGACATCCACAGGTtttggggattaggatgtggacatctttggggaacTGTTATTCTACCTAATCACTCCCGCCCCCTGGTAAGGGGAAGGATGCTGCCAGCTTTGTTTCCTGGAGTAAGTAAAGGAGGAGCTGTCCTTCTGAATGGGCTTCCTAAGGGCAAACATCACCCAGACTCCTGGTTAAGAGCACCCACCCTCGAGCCAAACTGAATCTGAGTCCGAATCCCAGCTTCCCATGTTCTAGACGCCTCTTACCAGCTCTGTGCTTGCATTTcctgcaaaacagaaataaaaaaagaaataataatatctatccAGGACCAGCTGCATAATCTGGGGGGCCCactacaaaattaaaatgtggagTCCCGTGTtcagaaattaagaatttcagACATGCACAGCAGAGCATTAAATTTACCTGAGGACATATCTCCAACCTCATCCCCcactcctgggggtggggtgttctGGGTCTTGGGCTTTGCCGGGGATGAGGCTGCTGTCACTGAGCCCaggctttcctttcctctcacccTCTCAAACAAGCAGGGGCAGGGAGTCCCAGTGGTCTGCAGCTACCATCCAACTGACCCACAAGAGAGGAAATGGGAGTCACTCCCCACCGCACCTCTGGGCACAGTCCTCCTGGGTGAGAGGAGCAGACCTTTCTAGGGAGTGGCCAGATCCGGGGAAGGGTAGGGGAGCCCTCCCAGACTGAACGCCCAGAAGCCTTCCTAGGGTCACCTGTTTCTGCCCTGGGTTCCGGCCATCACACATCACACACGTCCTcatctctgggcctttgcactggctgttccctctgcctggaacacgtCTCCTCCGGATAGCAATAAATCTTGTGTCTTGGACTCCTTCAGAGCTTTGCTCAAATAACTTTT
This region of Camelus ferus isolate YT-003-E chromosome 9, BCGSAC_Cfer_1.0, whole genome shotgun sequence genomic DNA includes:
- the PEG3 gene encoding LOW QUALITY PROTEIN: paternally-expressed gene 3 protein (The sequence of the model RefSeq protein was modified relative to this genomic sequence to represent the inferred CDS: deleted 1 base in 1 codon) translates to MLPPKYLSATKPRRSWAPDLRGLDGALSGEPDAALGEGAADSEFFHQRFRNFLYVEFAGPRKTLLKLRNLCLDWLQPETRTKEEIIELLVLEQYLTILPEKIKPWVRAKKPENCEKLVSLLENYKEMYEPEDDSSSDVHSDSSMSRNAAESPPRAAYSFRGDRDRDWDQDWDRDRDQDWDLEQDRVRDREHRRGRSRDLESRGRWPYARNPRSRFPQRDLSLPLTEQSTLAEEGEHRRRDSLLDCEAGPQDAVSYQDVVDLAEDRQPQNPVQDNMENYRKLLSLGVQLAEDDGHSHMTQGHSSRSKRSAYPSSSRGLKTMPETKKSTHRRGICEDESSHGVIMEKFIRDVPRSPKSGRARGPGDRVQRFSRRADSGWKDVPFSKRESVIQERGYEGSAFGGGGFNFNSNLVSRKRVLERKRRYHFDTDGKGSVHNQKGCARKRPFECSEVRRAVSMSSLSAPPLPDSQPFDLGAMPYVCDECGRPFSVISEFVEHQIMHTRESLYEYGESFLHSVAVSEVRRRQVGGKRFECKECGETFNKSAALAEHRQGHSRGRLAGGADEECEEPFMASPTFRELQKIYGKDKFYECRVCGETFLHSSALVEHQQVHGRGGREDGRREARRPVPALGELPKTRGSERRYECRVCGEAFLHGAALRGHQRAHAHSPLSSQGRGREEAFTPGPSLKKRQKTYSREKPYDFKDPGEAFKRQSPGLTELQKIHSRKNLYEGRGCPKSAIHSAPFPEPQKSHTITRPPEDEEAGSAFAVSASPADRQEALCRARKPYERSVIHSLSFAGAQKSHSAAGPATPEVVPESPLQGSGVIRRPKVLAREGITERKRHETSVIHSLATFRPPRSCSGSEVTGRDERGESSAYLPDLRGQQQKTPARENPYRGSKTPSFTESVIHSVSHSEPRTSLAGEGSSGFKKDGEPSGPSSGVREHQKARAKKKNIEQRNYETSVIHSLRFGDPQTFRPREKFYECPECGESFVRSSDLTEHQKIHDRKKPSGSKSYMRSVIRTLASTDPQTSYADQPAQTSYADQPAQTSCADQPAQTSYAEPPAQTSYADQPAQASYADQPAQTSYADQPAQTSYADQPAQASYADQPAQTSYADQPAQTSYAEPPAQTSYADQLAQTSYAEPPAQASYADQPAQTSYTDQPAQTSCADQPAQASYADQPAQTSYADQPAQASYADQPAQASYTDQPAQASYADQPAQASYADQPAQTSYAEPPAQTSYTDQLAQTSYADQPAQTSYVDQPMRNECKDCGECFATTEDLGAHQKIYAQEKFHSGKLFGDSVIQGVSLDGPQQEEPRQDEPEEPEEPDDEQEEAEDSIYGCKDCGLGFADRADLRDHQRVHGREYVVDSREHTRSVSHAHPFGELQKDYLGEQLYECPACGESFVHSSFLFEHQRVHEQDQFYGRQRYDEPFVQPLVISPPRPRVPQKSPPAGLSLQCQVCGRDFIHGSVLSQHVSVHTAEGLPERGQRSRGAVGAGSALAELQRDPAEERRYQCETCGESFPSPSDLREHVKAHESEEPYDYGAAFVHTSFLTEPPKGDSPFYECKDCGKSFLHSTVLTKHQKLHAEEEEAAAAAQEVEANVLVPREVLRIQGSNVEAAEPEVEAAEPEVEAAEPNVEAAEPNGEAEGPDGEAAEPNGEAEQPNGEAEQPNGDADEPDGAGIEDPEERAEEPEGDADEPDGAGVEDPEEEVEDPEIQVEEPYYDCRECGETFTSSVAYGEHLKTHARVIIFEAGNVCGESSHYTEHASTSTGDSGRADDKHFTCDVCGQVFGDRLSLARHQNTHTG